The genomic interval CGCGATCGCCTGGAGGATGAGCGTCTTGCCCGCCTTCGGGGGCGCGACGATGAGTCCGCGCTGGCCCTTGCCGATCGGGGCGATGAGGTCGATGATGCGCGTCGAGAGCTTCTCGGGGGTCGTCTCGAGACGCAGGCGCTCGTTCGGGTAGATCGGCGTGAGCTTGCCGAAGTCGACGCGGTTCGCCGCCTCGTCGACCGACTGGCCGTTGACCGAGTCGATGCGCACGATGGCGTTGTACTTCTGGCGGCCGCTCTGCTGCTCGCCCTCACCCGGCTGACGGATGGCGCCGACGACGGCGTCTCCCTTGCGGAGGTTGTACTTCTTCACCTGGCCGAGCGAGACGTAGACGTCGCTCGGTCCCGGGAGGTAGCCCGTGGTGCGCACGAAGGCGTAGTTCTCGAGCACGTCGAGGATGCCCGCGATGGGGATGAGCACGTCGTCATCCGCGATCTCGGGGTCGATGTCGTCGGTGCTGGCACCACCGCGACGGTTGCGGTTGCGGTCGCGGTTGCGACGGCCGCGGCCCTCGCCCTCCTGCTGCTCGCGCTGGCTCTGCTGCTCGCGCGGACCCTGCTGGTTCTGCTGCTGCTGTTCGGGCTGGGCCTCTGCCTCAGCCTCGGCCTCGGCCTGCTGGCCGCCGTTCTGGTTCTGGCCCTGGTTGTCCTTGTTGCCTCCGCGTCCGCCGCGGCGGTTGCGGCTGCGGCGGCTCGACTGGGGGGCCTCACCCTCGGCGGGCGTCTCGCTCTCGGCGGCGGGCTGGTCCTGCTGCTCGCTCACGGGCACGAGCTTGTCGAGCTCGAGGCCGAGCTCGGCCTGGGCGGCGTGCTGAGCTGCGCTGCGGCGGGGCACCGCGGCGGCGGCCTCCGCGTCGAGAACCGGAAGCGCGGCGGCGATCGATGCGGCGTCGGCGGTGGCCGAGCTCGCACGGCGCGAACCGCGACGCGAACGCGAGGGAGCGGGCTGCTCGGCGGGAGCCTCAACGGTCTCCGCGGCGGGAGCCGCCTCCTCGGCGGGAGCGGTCTGCTCAGCAACAGGCTCCGCGGCCTCTGCGGGCTGCGCGGCAACGGGCTTCTTGGCGACCGACTTGGCCGGCGCGGCCTGAGCGGGCGCCTGGGTGCCGGCTGCGCGAGCCTCAGCGAGATCCGCGAGGGCCTCGACGAGGTCGACCTTGCGCATCTGGGAGAGGCCGGTGAGGCCGTGCTCGGTGGCGAGGGCCTGGAGCTCGGGCAGACGCAGACGCGTGAGCGCGACTCGGTTGCCGATGAGTTCGGGGGAAGTGGTGGCGTCGTTCACGACAGGAATGTCCTTTCGGACCGGGCACAGAGAGTCCCGGAGTCAATGCACCGCCGGTTGCGGTTCGAGATCGCATGTGATGTCACATGACACGTGCAGGAACCTGCGGTTGGCGAATGCCGGTGAATGCCCCCTCGCGCCAGACTATGCTGCGGCGTCGTCGGAGTGCACCACCACTGTAGCACCCCGGAAGTCGACGGCGAGCATCAGGCACTCCCAGTTCGATTCGGCGTGCTCGGCGATGAGCTCCGCGGCACGCAGACGCTGCGACGGGTCGCTTCCCAGCACGAGGATCGACGGGCCGGCTCCCGAGACGACAGCGGCGAGACCCTCGGCGCGCAGCGCCTGGATGAGGGCGTTCGTCTGCGGCATCGCGCTCGCACGGTAGTTCTGGTGCAGCTTGTCCTCGGTCGCGGCGAGCAGCAGCTCGGGGCTCTGGATGAGCGAGGCGATCAGGAGGGCCGATCGCGACACGTTGAAGATCGCGTCCTCGTGCGGCACCGAGGTGGGCTGCAGGCTGCGGGCGAGAGCCGTCGACATCGTCAGCTCGGTGGGGACGGCCACGAGGGGGCTCACGCCGCGGTGCACCATGAGCTTCTTGAAGCGCGGGCCCTCGGGCGTGGTCCACGTGATCGTGAGACCGCCGAAGAGCGCGGGCGCGACGTTGTCGGGGTGACCTTCCATCTCGGTCGCGAGACCGAGGAGCATGTCCTCGTCGAACTCGACGATGCCCTCGAGCAGGCCCTTGGCGGCCATGATGCCCGAGACGATCGCGGCGCCCGAGGAACCCATGCCTCGGCCGTGCGGGATGGTGTTGCGCGCGACGAGCTCAAGGCCCGGAAGCTCCTGGCCGACTGCGGCGAACGCGTGCGCGATGGCGCGAGCGACGAGGTTCGTCTCGTCGGTGGGCACCTCGCCCTCGCCGACGCCGTGCACCTGGACGACCACGCCCGGTTCCTGGCGGGCGGTCACCTGCAGCTCGTCGTACACGGCGAGAGCCATGCCGAGCGTGTCGAAACCGGGTCCGAGGTTGGCGGTGGTGGCGGGGACGCGCACCGTGACGGTGCGCCCGACGAGGGTCACGCAGCTCCCCCGGTGAGTCCGAGCACGCTGGCGATCTCGGCGGGGTCGACCGCCACGCTCGTGGGCTGCGCCTCGGAGCCGTCCGCGTTGCGGAGGGCCCACTGCGGGTCCTTGAGACCGTGGCCGGTGACCGTCGCGACGACGGTCGCGCCCTTGGGGAGCGCGCCCGCCTCGGCGCGCTCCAGGAGGCCCGCGATGCTCGCGGCCGAGCCGGGCTCGACGAAGATGCCGACCTCGCTCGAGAGGATGCGGTGCGCCTCGAGGATCTTCTCGTCGGTGATGGCGCCGAAGTATCCGTCGGTCTCGTCGCGCGCGGTGAGCGCAAGCTCCCACGAAGCGGGGTTGCCGATGCGGATGGCGGTCGCGATCGTGTCGGGGTTCTTCACGATCTCGCCGCGCACGATGGGCGCCGAGCCTGCGGCCTGGAAGCCGAACATACGCGGGCGCTTCGTGGTGACGCCGCGCACGGCCTCCTCCTGGTAGCCGCGCGCGTAGGCGGTGTAGTTGCCCGCGTTGCCGACGGGGATGAAGTGGAAGTCGGGCGCGTCGCCGAGAACCTCGACGACCTCGAAGGCCGCCGTCTTCTGGCCCTCGATGCGATCGTTGTTGACCGAGTTGACGAGGTGCACCGGGTAGTTCGCGGCGAGCTCGCGCGCGAGGTCGAGACAGTCGTCGAAGTTGCCGCGCACCTGGAGGAGCTCGGCGCCGTGGGCGATCGCCTGCGCGAGCTTGCCCATCGCGATCTTGCCTTCGGGCACGAGCACCGCGGCCTTGATGCCGGCGTGGGTCGCGTAGGCGGCAGCCGAGGCCGAGGTGTTGCCGGTCGAGGCGCAGATGATCGCCTTCGCACCGGCCTCGACGGCCTTCGAGACGGCCATCGTCATGCCGCGGTCCTTGAAGGACCCGGTGGGGTTCATGCCCTCGAACTTGACCCACACGTTCGCGCCCGTGCGCGCGGAGAGCGCGGCGGCGGGGATGAGCGGGGTGCCGCCCTCGCCGAGCGTGATGATGGGGGTCGCGTCGGAGACGTCGAGACGGTCTGCGTACTCGTGAAGCACGCCGCGCCACTGGTGGGCCATGTTCCTACAATCCTTCGACTCGGAGCACGCTGTCCACGCGCTCGACGACTGAGCTGGCAGCGAGAGCCTCAACGGTCGCGGCGAGCGAGGACTCGGTCGCCTGGTGCGTGCCGATCACCAGCGTAGCGCCGGTGCCGCTGTCCTCCTGACCGTCGGGCGCGGGCGCGTCGACAGTCTGCTGCACGGCCTCGACCGAGACGCCGTTGTCGCTGAAGATCGTGGCGACCTGCGCGAGCACACCGGGGCGGTCGAGCACCTTGAGGGTGATCTGGTAGCGGGTGCATGCCGAGCCGATCGGAAGGATCGGCAGGTCGGCGTGGGTGGATTCAGCGACACCGGGACCGCCGACGACGTGGCGGCGCGCGGCCGAGACGAGGTCGCCGAGCACGGCGGATGCCGTCTGGATGCCACCGGCTCCCGCACCATAGAACATGAGGCTTCCGGCTGCCTCGGCCTGCACGAACACGGCGTTGTTGGCACCGTGCACGGCGGCGAGCGGGTGAGCGAGCGGCACGAGAGCGGGGTGCACGCGCGCGCTCACGCCGTCGATGCCCGTCTCGGGGTCGGTGACGCGCTCGCACACGGCGAGGAGCTTGATGACGTAGCCGGCGCGCTGGGCGGCGACCATCTGCTCGCGCGTGATGCTCGTGATGCCCTCGCGGTGCACGGCATCGACGGGAACGGTCGTGTGGAAGGCGAGGCTCGCGAGGATCGCGGCCTTCTGCGCGGCGTCGTAGCTCTCGATGTCGGCTGTCGGATCGGCTTCGGCGTATCCGAGGTCGGTCGCGATCGCGAGCGCGTTCTCGAACGTGTCGCCTTCGCGGTCCATGCGGTCGAGGATGTAGTTCGTCGTGCCGTTGACGATGCCGAGGATGCGGTTGATGCGGTCGCCCGCGAGGCTGTCGCGCAGCGGACGGATGATCGGGATCGCTCCCCCGACGGCGGCTTCGTAGTAGAGCTGCGCGCCCACCTGCTCGGCGATGGCGAAGAGCTCGGGGCCGTGGTTCGCCAGCAGCGCCTTGTTGGCGGTGATGACGTCGGCACCCGAGGAGAGCGCGAGCCTGATGTACTCGCGCGCGGGTTCGATGCCTCCCATGAGCTCGATGACGATGTCGGCGCCGAGGATGAGCGAGCGCGCATCGGTGGTGAGGAGCTCGCGCGGGATGTCGGCCGTGCGCGGTGCGTCGAGGTCGCGGACGGCGACGCCGACCACCTCGAGGCCGGCACCGGCGCGGCTGGCGAGCTCGTCCCCGTGGGCGAGAAGCAGGGAGGTCACCTGTGCGCCGACGGAGCCGGCTCCGAGGATGGCGACGCGGATGTTGCGATATTCGATCATGCGAGGCGTTCCGTGTTCGGGTTGGTGGTCGGGATGTAGCTGCTGTCGCGGCGCAGCAGGTCGTGTTCGTCTTCGCGACGGATGAGCACCCGGCTGTCGCCGTCGCGCACGGCGACGACGGCGGGGCGCCCGAGATAGTTGTAGTTGCTCGAGAGCGACCAGCAGTAGGCGCCTGTCGCGGGGACGGCGAGGAGGTCGCCCGGCTGCACGTCGCCGGGAAGGTAGGCGTCGCGCACGACGATGTCCCCCGATTCGCAGTGCTTGCCGGCGACGCGCACGAGCGCAGGGTCGGTGTCGGAGACACGGTTCGCGAGGCGCACCGTGTAGTCGGCCTCGTAGAGGGCAGGGCGCGCGTTGTCGCTCATACCGCCGTCGACGCTCACATAGCGGCGCACGGCGACCTCCTCGACGGTGACGTCCTTGATCGTGCCGACCTCGTAGAGCGTGATGCCGGCGGGGCCGATGATGGAGCGGCCGGGCTCGATCGCGATCGCGGGCACGGGCACGCCCATGCGCGCCGTCTCGGCCTGCAGGGTGGCCGCGAAGTCGGCGGCGATCGTCTCGATGGGGGTCACGACGTCGGCATCCGTGTAGGCGATGCCGAACCCTCCGCCGAGGTTGAGCTCGGGGACGGGGCCGTCTTCGAGCAGTGCGGCGTGCACCTCCACGAGACGGCGGATCGCCTCGGCGAAGCCCGAGGAGTCGAAGATCTGAGAGCCGATGTGCGAATGAAGGCCCAGGAACCGAAGCGACTCGTGCGCACGGATGCGGGCGACCACCTCGGCGGTCTCGGCGAGCGGGATGCCGAACTTCTGGTCCTCACGCGCGGTCGCGAGGTACTCGTGGGTGGAGGCATGCACGCCCGAGTTGATGCGCAGACGCACTGCCTGCACGCGCCCGTGCCGCGCCGCGGCCTCCGCGACACGCTCGATCTCGATGATGCTGTCGAGCACGATCGCGCCCATGCCGATCTCGACCGCGCGGTCGATCTCGGCGAGGCTCTTGTTGTTGCCGTGGAACCCGAGCCGTGCCGGGTCGACCCCCGCCGCGAGCGCGACGGCGAGCTCTCCCCCACTGCACACGTCGATGTTGAGGCCGGCCTCGGCCATCCAGCGGGCCACCTCGATCGAGAGGAACGCCTTGCCGGCGTAGTAGACGGTGGCGTGCGTGCCGAGCGGCGCAAGAGCGTCGGCGAAGGCGTCGCGGATGCGTGCGGCGCGTGCCCGCGCATCCGCCTCGTCGATGACGTACAGCGGTGTGCCGTAGGCGGCCTGCAGCGCGCGCGCGTCGACCCCTCCGACGCGGAGGACGCCGTCAGCACGATCGGCGTTGGCTGGCCAGATGTCGCTCGAGAGCGCGTTCGCATCATCCGGGTGGGTCAGCCACCCGGGAGCGAGGGGATTTGCAGTCACGTTCACCTCACGGTACGTCGGAACGGGGTGAGGCGAGCGAACCCGGATTGGTCCCTGAAGCCTCGGCGATTCTATCGGCTCTCGGATACCCCGAGGGTCATGAGCTCTCGGGCCGAGACGTGCGCCCGCGCCACAGTCGCGCAAGCACGATGCAGAACGTCGTCAGGGTCGCGGCGGCGACGAGGCCGGCCACGAGGAGCCCGAATGCGGGCGTGTTGGCGTAGAAGAGCACCGGTGAGATGAGGGCGCCGATGGTCGTGCCGATGGCGAGCGCGATGAGTTCGCGGCGCAGCCGGCGCGGGGGCCGCTGGGCCGCCGCGAGGCCGAGCATTCCGAACAGGAACGGCGGCACCGCCATCCCCAGTCCGATGGTGAGGATCGCGGGGATGAGCGACGCGAGCAGCTCCCCTCCTTCGCCCGCCGAGACGACGCCCGCGATGGCGAGTCCGGCCGCGACGATGACACACGCCACCGCCGATGCGACGCCGAGGCGCCAGGCCACCGCGCCCATCCGCGGTGGGCGCACGATGCTCTCGCTCACTCCGGGCACACGCCCTTCGTGCGGAACTCCGAGCCTCCGAGCGCCTGCCCTGCGCCGTTGAGTTCGACGACGAGCTCGCCGCCGTCGACCCGCACGTCTTCGAGGGTGAGCGCCGCGGGCAGGCGATCGGCGATGCACACGGCACGCGTCTGCGTGATGGTGCGCGCCGCGTCGCCCCAGAACCTGTCGGATGCGAGGCTCGCGGCATCGAACGTCGAATCTCCGATTCGGATGCTCGTGGGCGTGAACGTGAGGACCCCGTCGGCTGCGCCCGGCGTCAGCCCGAGGCCGAGCGGGAGCGTCATGCCGAGGAGCGACACCTCACCCGAGGCGACGATCTCCGCGTCCTCGAGCGACACCGAGGTGATGTCGACACCGCTCAGGCGGTCGGCGATCCCGCCGAGCGCCTCCTCCGGGACGCGATAGCTCACCTGCAGGTCGCGGACGGGGGCGTTCTGATCCAGCGGCACTCCACGCGCTTCGATGAGCACCTCGCCGGAGAGCGGCCCGAGCGCAAGCGGATCGACGGTCACGTTCACCTGCTCGATGCGACCGGTGAGTGCCTGGAAGGCGAGGGAGCCCGGTCCGAGATCCACCCCGACGGGGGTTTCGGCAGGCACGTCGAGTGCGGTGCGCACCTCCTGCTCGACGGCCGAGACGGCGATGCCGCGCCCCACCGTCTCGATGAGCGCGATGACCGCCGCCACGAGGACGATGAGGAAGACCGCGACGACCCACGGCCAGATGCGCCGCGAGCGCGGTGCGGGGCTGAGCGAGGGGTCGCGATCCATCATCGTCACATCCGTTCGGGGGCCGAGACTCCGAGCAGGCGCAGACCGTTGCGCAGCACCTGGCCCGTGGCGTCGTTGAGAACGAGGCGAGTGCCGTGGACCGCCTCGACCGGGTCGTCTCCCTGCGGGATGACGCGCGTCGCGCCGTACCAGCGGTGGTAGGAGCCGGCGAGGTCCTCGAGGTAGCGCGCGACGCGGTGCGGTTCGCGGTACTCGGTGGCCTGCAGCAGCACGCGCGGGAAGTCGGCGAGCGCCCCGAGCAGCTCGCTCTCGGTCTCGTGGCTGAGCAGCGACGGGTCGAAGGTCGACGGGTCGATGCCCGCGGTGGCGGCGTTGCGCGCGACAGCGCGCGTGCGCGAGTGGGCGTACTGCACGTAGAAGACGGGGTTGTCGTTCGACTTCTTGGAGAGCAGGTCCAGATCGATGTCGATGTTGGAGTCGATCGAGCTGCGGACGAGCGCGTAGCGTGCGGCATCCACGCCGACCGCCTCGACGAGGTCCTCCATCGTGACGACGGTGCCCGCGCGCTTCGACATGCGCATCGGAGCGCCGTCCTTGAGGAGGTTCACCATCTGGCCGATGAGGATCTCGAGGTTCACGTAGGGCGTGTCGCCGAACGCGGCCGTCATCGCCATGAGGCGCTGCACATAGCCGTGGTGGTCGGCGCCGAGCATGATGATGCAGCGGTCGAAGCCGCGCTCGCGCTTGTCGAGGTAGTAGGCGAGGTCGCCCGAGATGTACGCCGGTTCGCCGTCGGACTTGATGACGACGCGGTCCTTGTCGTCCTCGAACGAGGTGGTGCGCAGCCACGTGGCGCCGTCGGCCTCGTAGATGTGGCCGAGTTCGCGCAGGCGCGCGACCGCACGGTCGACGGCCCCCGCCTCGTGCAGGGAGTTCTCGTGGAAGTACACGTCGAAGTCGACGCCGAACTCGTGCAGGCTCGCCTTGATCTCGCCGAACATGAGGTTGACGCCCACCTCGCGGAACACCTCCTGGAGTTCCTCACGGGGCAGCGCCTGGAGGTCGCCGGGGTAGTTCGCCTCGACGCGCGCCGCGATGTCGAGAATGTACGCCCCGCCGTAGCCGTCCTCGGGGGCGGGCTCGCCGAGGTGCGCGGCCACCAGGCTGCGCGCGAAACGGTCGATCTGGGCGCCGTGATCGTTGAAGTAGTACTCCCGCGTGACATCGCCGCCCTGCGCCTGCATGAGGCGCGCGAGGCTGTCGCCGACAGCCGCCCAGCGCGTGCCGCCGATGTGGATGGGGCCGGTCGGGTTCGCCGAGACGAATTCGAGGTTGATGCGCTCACCCGTGTAGAGAGTGCCCTCGCCGTAGGCGTCGCCCGCGTCGAGGATGCGCCGGGCGAGCTGGCCCGCTGCGGCCGCGTCGAGCGTGATGTTGAGGAAGCCGGGGCCCGCGACGTCGGCCGCGGCGATGCCGTCGACCGTGACGAGGCTCGCGGCGAGCGCGTCCGCGAACTCGCGCGGCGCGACACCGAGGCGCTTGCCGAGCTTCATGGCGACGTTGGACGCCCAGTCGCCGTGGTCGCGGTTGCGGGGGCGCTCGAGTGCAACCTCGTCGGCGGAGATGCTCTCGGGGTCCGCCCCTCGCGCGACCGCCGCCTGTCGGACGTGGTCGAGCAGGACGGCGGAAAGTTCAGCGGGATTCACGAACAACGATCCTACCGGGGCCTGTTGCTCGCGCGTCCGGCATACCCGAGGGGACACAATGGTCACCATGGCGCCTCGTCCCTTCACCGTCGGACTCTCCGCATCCGCCCTCGTGCTCTCGGTCATGCTCGCGGGGTGCACCCCGCAGCCCGCGGAACCTGAGCCCACCAAGGACGCGCCGACGCCGGCGGCGACCGAGACGGCCGCACCGGAACCGGATCCGACGGAGGCTCCCACCACGTCCACTCCCGTCACGGCCGCGTGCGATGAGCTCGTGA from Salinibacterium sp. ZJ70 carries:
- the lysA gene encoding diaminopimelate decarboxylase, yielding MTANPLAPGWLTHPDDANALSSDIWPANADRADGVLRVGGVDARALQAAYGTPLYVIDEADARARAARIRDAFADALAPLGTHATVYYAGKAFLSIEVARWMAEAGLNIDVCSGGELAVALAAGVDPARLGFHGNNKSLAEIDRAVEIGMGAIVLDSIIEIERVAEAAARHGRVQAVRLRINSGVHASTHEYLATAREDQKFGIPLAETAEVVARIRAHESLRFLGLHSHIGSQIFDSSGFAEAIRRLVEVHAALLEDGPVPELNLGGGFGIAYTDADVVTPIETIAADFAATLQAETARMGVPVPAIAIEPGRSIIGPAGITLYEVGTIKDVTVEEVAVRRYVSVDGGMSDNARPALYEADYTVRLANRVSDTDPALVRVAGKHCESGDIVVRDAYLPGDVQPGDLLAVPATGAYCWSLSSNYNYLGRPAVVAVRDGDSRVLIRREDEHDLLRRDSSYIPTTNPNTERLA
- a CDS encoding DUF2993 domain-containing protein, giving the protein MMDRDPSLSPAPRSRRIWPWVVAVFLIVLVAAVIALIETVGRGIAVSAVEQEVRTALDVPAETPVGVDLGPGSLAFQALTGRIEQVNVTVDPLALGPLSGEVLIEARGVPLDQNAPVRDLQVSYRVPEEALGGIADRLSGVDITSVSLEDAEIVASGEVSLLGMTLPLGLGLTPGAADGVLTFTPTSIRIGDSTFDAASLASDRFWGDAARTITQTRAVCIADRLPAALTLEDVRVDGGELVVELNGAGQALGGSEFRTKGVCPE
- a CDS encoding homoserine dehydrogenase translates to MIEYRNIRVAILGAGSVGAQVTSLLLAHGDELASRAGAGLEVVGVAVRDLDAPRTADIPRELLTTDARSLILGADIVIELMGGIEPAREYIRLALSSGADVITANKALLANHGPELFAIAEQVGAQLYYEAAVGGAIPIIRPLRDSLAGDRINRILGIVNGTTNYILDRMDREGDTFENALAIATDLGYAEADPTADIESYDAAQKAAILASLAFHTTVPVDAVHREGITSITREQMVAAQRAGYVIKLLAVCERVTDPETGIDGVSARVHPALVPLAHPLAAVHGANNAVFVQAEAAGSLMFYGAGAGGIQTASAVLGDLVSAARRHVVGGPGVAESTHADLPILPIGSACTRYQITLKVLDRPGVLAQVATIFSDNGVSVEAVQQTVDAPAPDGQEDSGTGATLVIGTHQATESSLAATVEALAASSVVERVDSVLRVEGL
- the thrC gene encoding threonine synthase, with the translated sequence MAHQWRGVLHEYADRLDVSDATPIITLGEGGTPLIPAAALSARTGANVWVKFEGMNPTGSFKDRGMTMAVSKAVEAGAKAIICASTGNTSASAAAYATHAGIKAAVLVPEGKIAMGKLAQAIAHGAELLQVRGNFDDCLDLARELAANYPVHLVNSVNNDRIEGQKTAAFEVVEVLGDAPDFHFIPVGNAGNYTAYARGYQEEAVRGVTTKRPRMFGFQAAGSAPIVRGEIVKNPDTIATAIRIGNPASWELALTARDETDGYFGAITDEKILEAHRILSSEVGIFVEPGSAASIAGLLERAEAGALPKGATVVATVTGHGLKDPQWALRNADGSEAQPTSVAVDPAEIASVLGLTGGAA
- the argS gene encoding arginine--tRNA ligase, whose protein sequence is MNPAELSAVLLDHVRQAAVARGADPESISADEVALERPRNRDHGDWASNVAMKLGKRLGVAPREFADALAASLVTVDGIAAADVAGPGFLNITLDAAAAGQLARRILDAGDAYGEGTLYTGERINLEFVSANPTGPIHIGGTRWAAVGDSLARLMQAQGGDVTREYYFNDHGAQIDRFARSLVAAHLGEPAPEDGYGGAYILDIAARVEANYPGDLQALPREELQEVFREVGVNLMFGEIKASLHEFGVDFDVYFHENSLHEAGAVDRAVARLRELGHIYEADGATWLRTTSFEDDKDRVVIKSDGEPAYISGDLAYYLDKRERGFDRCIIMLGADHHGYVQRLMAMTAAFGDTPYVNLEILIGQMVNLLKDGAPMRMSKRAGTVVTMEDLVEAVGVDAARYALVRSSIDSNIDIDLDLLSKKSNDNPVFYVQYAHSRTRAVARNAATAGIDPSTFDPSLLSHETESELLGALADFPRVLLQATEYREPHRVARYLEDLAGSYHRWYGATRVIPQGDDPVEAVHGTRLVLNDATGQVLRNGLRLLGVSAPERM
- the rho gene encoding transcription termination factor Rho: MNDATTSPELIGNRVALTRLRLPELQALATEHGLTGLSQMRKVDLVEALADLAEARAAGTQAPAQAAPAKSVAKKPVAAQPAEAAEPVAEQTAPAEEAAPAAETVEAPAEQPAPSRSRRGSRRASSATADAASIAAALPVLDAEAAAAVPRRSAAQHAAQAELGLELDKLVPVSEQQDQPAAESETPAEGEAPQSSRRSRNRRGGRGGNKDNQGQNQNGGQQAEAEAEAEAQPEQQQQNQQGPREQQSQREQQEGEGRGRRNRDRNRNRRGGASTDDIDPEIADDDVLIPIAGILDVLENYAFVRTTGYLPGPSDVYVSLGQVKKYNLRKGDAVVGAIRQPGEGEQQSGRQKYNAIVRIDSVNGQSVDEAANRVDFGKLTPIYPNERLRLETTPEKLSTRIIDLIAPIGKGQRGLIVAPPKAGKTLILQAIAKAIAENNPEVHIMVVLVDERPEEVTDMQRSVRGEVIASTFDRPAEDHTTVAELAIERAKRLVELGNDVVVLLDSITRLGRAYNLASPASGRVLSGGVDASALYPPKKFFGAARNIEGGGSLTILATALVETGSKMDEVIFEEFKGTGNMELRLSRALADKRIFPAVDIYASSTRREEELLSADEVKITWRLRRALAGLELQQQLEVVLGKLKETSSNVEFLVQIQKSLPAGGNGAAHKE
- the thrB gene encoding homoserine kinase, producing the protein MTLVGRTVTVRVPATTANLGPGFDTLGMALAVYDELQVTARQEPGVVVQVHGVGEGEVPTDETNLVARAIAHAFAAVGQELPGLELVARNTIPHGRGMGSSGAAIVSGIMAAKGLLEGIVEFDEDMLLGLATEMEGHPDNVAPALFGGLTITWTTPEGPRFKKLMVHRGVSPLVAVPTELTMSTALARSLQPTSVPHEDAIFNVSRSALLIASLIQSPELLLAATEDKLHQNYRASAMPQTNALIQALRAEGLAAVVSGAGPSILVLGSDPSQRLRAAELIAEHAESNWECLMLAVDFRGATVVVHSDDAAA